A single Acidaminococcus sp. DNA region contains:
- a CDS encoding polysaccharide deacetylase family protein: MKKIVLLVLFCAFFAFLPQSEAGKAMNIIPTTKKAVVFTFGGLRNPQTVEDVLERMEKEKIRGTFFVTERELRENSATIHNIVNHGQEIGIGLRPGDTPTKDAIRKQIERIRQRLSREYGVNPTVVRQMYGAENEAVSSVLDELHLPLIGQTRNVVLTRLKDANTSDDIMNAIFKKWDFSLGRGQIMYFRLDFLKNPALIGEVMTRIHKEKVDANTYRTFRDQPETNPKNDSAYAILSVGDVLADKAKLWEYPVPMEKVPTKLQPDTIAYPVDDSNFSKVFLSHYIGAPEVDEEDRMYGLDQDVIRKADKGGVVKTAPDRMIFLTFDDWGTDNTINKLLYVLRKHNATGTFFIITRYMPSNPNLLRAIAEEGNTIGSHTDRHGAMAIRNKKGHIEESETPEAYSENVKTAYRKLAETVGDVEVNGHYSLSRLFRPPTLTISENGAKALFNAGYTFLVSGYESTEDYAAHNLAQLVGAIKAGIYTPEHRVRTGSIIIMHMSASAKFTPEALDIVLTQNELLRDDDPRKFTVGRLTDYLIDGYDQRAEQKNSR; the protein is encoded by the coding sequence ATGAAAAAAATTGTGCTCTTGGTTCTTTTCTGTGCCTTCTTTGCTTTTTTGCCTCAAAGTGAAGCCGGAAAAGCCATGAACATCATCCCTACGACCAAAAAAGCGGTTGTTTTCACTTTCGGAGGGCTCAGAAATCCGCAGACGGTGGAAGACGTGCTGGAACGTATGGAGAAGGAAAAGATTCGCGGCACTTTTTTTGTTACGGAGCGGGAACTTCGGGAAAATTCGGCCACGATTCATAATATCGTAAACCATGGCCAGGAAATTGGTATCGGACTCCGCCCGGGTGATACGCCTACAAAGGATGCCATCAGAAAGCAGATTGAGCGGATCAGGCAGCGCCTGTCCCGCGAGTATGGCGTGAATCCGACCGTGGTGCGTCAGATGTATGGCGCTGAGAATGAGGCTGTTTCGAGCGTCCTCGATGAACTGCACCTTCCCCTCATCGGGCAGACCCGCAACGTGGTGCTCACGAGACTTAAGGACGCTAACACATCCGATGACATTATGAACGCCATTTTTAAGAAATGGGACTTTTCTCTCGGACGGGGGCAGATTATGTATTTCCGTCTGGATTTTCTAAAGAATCCTGCCCTTATCGGGGAAGTCATGACACGGATTCATAAGGAAAAAGTCGATGCCAATACGTACCGGACCTTCCGTGACCAGCCGGAGACCAATCCGAAAAACGATTCCGCTTATGCGATCCTTTCCGTCGGGGATGTTCTTGCAGACAAGGCTAAGCTTTGGGAATATCCAGTTCCTATGGAGAAAGTTCCGACAAAGCTTCAGCCTGACACCATCGCCTATCCGGTGGATGACAGCAACTTTTCAAAAGTTTTCCTGTCCCATTACATCGGGGCACCTGAAGTCGATGAAGAAGACCGTATGTACGGGCTCGACCAGGACGTCATTCGCAAGGCCGATAAGGGCGGTGTTGTAAAGACTGCGCCGGATCGGATGATTTTTCTGACCTTTGATGACTGGGGCACGGATAATACCATCAATAAGCTGCTCTACGTGCTCCGCAAGCACAATGCTACGGGAACGTTCTTTATCATTACGCGGTACATGCCGAGCAATCCTAATCTTCTCCGTGCCATTGCCGAAGAAGGCAATACGATTGGAAGCCATACGGACCGTCATGGTGCCATGGCTATTCGGAATAAGAAAGGACATATTGAGGAAAGCGAGACGCCCGAAGCCTATTCTGAAAATGTGAAGACTGCTTACAGAAAGTTGGCAGAGACGGTCGGCGATGTAGAAGTGAATGGCCATTACAGCCTTTCCCGCCTTTTCAGACCGCCTACGCTTACAATCAGTGAAAATGGGGCAAAAGCTCTCTTTAACGCGGGATATACATTCCTCGTGTCGGGCTATGAAAGTACGGAAGACTATGCAGCGCATAATCTTGCGCAGCTCGTCGGAGCCATTAAAGCCGGCATCTATACGCCGGAACATCGGGTGCGCACGGGGTCCATCATTATTATGCACATGAGTGCTTCGGCCAAATTCACGCCGGAAGCCCTCGATATCGTCCTTACGCAGAACGAACTCCTACGGGATGATGATCCCCGTAAATTTACGGTCGGCCGTCTGACAGATTATTTGATAGATGGATATGATCAAAGGGCGGAGCAGAAAAATAGCAGATAG
- a CDS encoding IS1182 family transposase, which translates to MPKNKPTQKDYTKIGSSYQLFLPLNFEVQIPNDDPVRLVRAMVEGMDVKALYDTYSHVENKLTSPIQLLEIVIYACMEGIRGSRKIEQSCKRDTHFMFLLDGKKAPDNATIARFCSLHLKPCIKELMIQMDKWLLARGFITLDSLFIDGTKIESVANKYKFVWKNRVLGSQNKLIEKLEQLVPEIEERFGIKVCYGNTFHIRHLKKLLKKLLVIKRAEGIEFVHGCGKRKTILQKYYEILANYLKRLKVYTKQLHICGERNSFAKTDPDATFMRMKEDAMLNGALKPGYNVQYANNSGFTLFADVSAHPTDMRTLIPFLEGFEAHFGQKFANIVADAGYESEENLVWLKKNQYTSYIKPNNYERSKRKKYKNDIGKAENMTYLPDQDMYICKGRRLLKVSKVTQVKNRSGYVSEKTYYECKDCSGCPYKEQCIHGNNCRTPMEKRNKKLVVSKNFAALRAESLKNITSEYGKELRMNRSIQAEGAFADLKDSLNVRRLETRGKGNALVTVGICAMARNVLKVHHKVQDGKEDLHLYPLKKEA; encoded by the coding sequence ATGCCAAAAAACAAACCTACACAAAAGGATTATACAAAAATTGGCAGTTCTTATCAACTTTTTCTTCCTCTAAATTTTGAAGTACAAATCCCTAATGACGATCCTGTTCGCTTGGTGCGTGCCATGGTAGAAGGGATGGATGTAAAGGCATTGTATGACACGTATTCTCATGTCGAGAATAAATTAACGTCACCAATTCAGCTGCTGGAGATCGTCATTTATGCATGTATGGAAGGAATTCGTGGTTCGCGTAAGATAGAGCAATCCTGTAAAAGAGACACTCATTTCATGTTCCTCTTAGATGGGAAAAAAGCTCCGGATAATGCAACCATTGCAAGATTTTGTTCCCTCCATCTAAAACCATGTATCAAGGAGCTCATGATTCAGATGGATAAATGGCTGCTGGCTCGCGGTTTCATCACGCTGGATAGCCTGTTCATCGATGGGACAAAAATTGAATCTGTGGCAAACAAATACAAATTTGTTTGGAAAAACAGAGTCTTAGGCAGCCAGAACAAACTCATAGAGAAACTGGAGCAACTGGTTCCCGAAATCGAGGAACGTTTCGGAATCAAGGTCTGTTACGGAAACACTTTCCACATCCGTCATTTAAAGAAGCTCCTAAAAAAACTGCTTGTCATAAAGCGGGCTGAAGGGATCGAGTTTGTTCACGGATGTGGGAAAAGAAAGACCATTCTACAGAAGTACTATGAGATTTTAGCTAACTATCTCAAACGGCTTAAGGTGTATACGAAGCAGCTTCACATCTGTGGGGAACGGAACAGCTTTGCCAAAACAGACCCGGATGCTACCTTTATGAGGATGAAAGAAGACGCCATGCTTAATGGCGCCTTAAAGCCGGGATACAATGTCCAATATGCCAACAATTCCGGTTTTACCTTGTTTGCAGATGTGAGTGCACATCCAACAGATATGCGGACACTCATTCCTTTTCTTGAAGGATTTGAAGCCCACTTCGGTCAGAAATTTGCAAACATTGTAGCCGATGCAGGCTATGAAAGCGAAGAGAACTTGGTCTGGCTGAAGAAGAATCAGTATACTTCATATATCAAGCCTAACAATTATGAAAGAAGCAAGAGGAAAAAGTATAAGAACGACATCGGCAAAGCAGAAAACATGACATATTTGCCTGATCAAGACATGTATATCTGTAAAGGTAGGAGACTGCTGAAAGTCAGTAAAGTAACCCAGGTAAAGAACCGGTCAGGATATGTGTCAGAGAAAACATATTACGAATGTAAGGACTGCAGCGGTTGTCCCTACAAGGAACAGTGCATCCATGGGAACAATTGCAGGACACCCATGGAGAAAAGAAACAAGAAATTAGTGGTCTCGAAGAATTTTGCTGCATTGAGGGCAGAATCCCTGAAGAACATTACTTCCGAATATGGTAAGGAACTGAGGATGAACCGCAGTATACAGGCAGAAGGAGCCTTTGCGGATCTCAAGGATTCATTAAACGTCAGAAGACTAGAAACCCGAGGCAAAGGAAATGCCCTGGTAACAGTGGGAATATGTGCCATGGCACGGAATGTCCTGAAGGTCCATCACAAAGTTCAAGACGGCAAAGAGGATTTGCACTTATATCCGCTGAAAAAAGAGGCCTAA
- a CDS encoding glycosyl hydrolase family 18 protein: MIKSFRPRWIPMLAVIAAISLIGPTREGISANLSLSAWITYWDSARGREEAQDLKDRFEDLSYFAAYFNDEGELIFPESLTKSKVSRKRAYLTIVNDVVPRKGEPRLKDTEFLVPLLTTRTGRERHAEKILNLAEKKDFTGVEIDYENIWKKGDARLQEKFLSFLTILEEKAKARHIKVRAILEPSVPFSDTFPQGIEYVVMAYNLYGPHSGPGPKADLAFIRKTCRKMDVLKGDTALAFSVGGAVWKDGKEGRFITQQEAMALSKNHGVTPERDAASGALSFTYEEDGHTMTVWYADASTLNAWIKEAMNAGYPHIFLWALGGNEDLSSLTRGKVEELKE; encoded by the coding sequence ATGATCAAATCTTTTCGGCCAAGATGGATTCCCATGCTGGCCGTCATCGCGGCTATCAGCCTCATCGGACCGACCCGGGAGGGCATCAGTGCCAACTTGTCGCTGTCGGCCTGGATTACGTACTGGGACAGTGCCCGGGGCAGGGAAGAAGCACAAGACCTGAAAGACCGTTTTGAGGATCTGTCCTATTTTGCTGCTTATTTTAATGACGAGGGAGAGCTGATTTTCCCTGAATCGCTTACCAAAAGCAAAGTGAGCAGGAAACGCGCGTATCTTACCATCGTAAACGACGTCGTGCCTCGCAAGGGAGAGCCGCGCCTCAAAGATACGGAATTTCTTGTTCCGCTCCTTACTACGAGAACCGGGCGGGAACGTCATGCCGAAAAAATCCTGAACCTTGCGGAGAAAAAGGACTTTACCGGAGTGGAAATTGACTACGAGAATATCTGGAAAAAAGGAGACGCGCGTCTGCAGGAAAAGTTCCTGTCCTTCCTCACAATCCTGGAAGAAAAGGCGAAAGCGCGTCATATCAAAGTCCGCGCTATTCTGGAACCTTCCGTTCCCTTTAGTGATACATTTCCGCAAGGCATCGAATATGTTGTGATGGCCTATAACCTTTACGGACCTCATAGTGGGCCCGGGCCCAAGGCTGATCTTGCTTTTATCCGCAAGACGTGCCGGAAGATGGACGTCCTGAAAGGAGATACGGCTCTTGCCTTTTCTGTCGGGGGAGCCGTCTGGAAGGATGGAAAAGAAGGCCGCTTTATTACGCAGCAAGAGGCCATGGCCCTTAGCAAAAATCATGGCGTGACGCCTGAGCGCGATGCAGCAAGCGGTGCCCTTTCCTTTACCTATGAGGAGGACGGGCACACCATGACTGTGTGGTATGCCGATGCATCTACATTAAACGCCTGGATCAAGGAAGCTATGAATGCAGGCTACCCGCACATCTTTCTCTGGGCCCTTGGCGGCAACGAAGATCTTTCTTCCCTGACACGGGGAAAGGTCGAGGAACTAAAGGAGTAA